The following proteins are co-located in the Pyrococcus abyssi GE5 genome:
- a CDS encoding glycosyltransferase family 2 protein, with translation MKRVVVLLPAYNEEETIGKVIDEIPVKKLEKEGYKVTVVVANGPSTDRTEEIARNKGAIVYNIAKGGKARDVKHALSMIDFPYDYLVMLDADYTYPPQYIYDIVKALEEYDVVIGSRLKGKIEDGAMPKVNKLGNWGLSLIATILYGKKISDVCTGMWGFRKYVLDSIEIDANGFDLEANLYVEAVKKGFKIGEVPINYRKRPNKPKLGNGNPWGAVKTGLKIGWYLVRKRFK, from the coding sequence ATGAAGCGGGTTGTAGTGTTACTCCCTGCATACAATGAGGAGGAGACCATAGGGAAAGTTATCGATGAAATACCGGTCAAAAAGCTTGAAAAAGAGGGATACAAAGTTACTGTGGTTGTTGCCAATGGACCAAGTACGGATAGAACTGAAGAAATCGCGAGGAATAAGGGAGCAATAGTATATAACATTGCAAAGGGTGGAAAAGCAAGGGATGTTAAGCATGCCCTTAGTATGATCGATTTTCCCTATGACTATCTTGTTATGCTAGATGCCGACTACACATATCCTCCCCAATATATCTACGACATTGTTAAAGCCTTAGAAGAATATGATGTTGTCATTGGCTCAAGGCTAAAGGGGAAAATCGAAGATGGGGCGATGCCCAAAGTCAATAAGCTTGGAAACTGGGGACTGAGCTTAATAGCAACAATCCTCTATGGGAAGAAAATCAGCGATGTGTGTACTGGGATGTGGGGCTTTAGAAAGTACGTTCTAGATTCCATTGAAATAGACGCCAATGGTTTTGACCTTGAGGCCAACCTTTATGTTGAGGCTGTAAAAAAAGGTTTTAAAATAGGGGAAGTTCCGATAAATTACAGGAAAAGACCCAATAAGCCAAAGCTTGGAAATGGTAATCCATGGGGTGCTGTAAAGACTGGATTGAAGATTGGATGGTATCTAGTGAGAAAGAGATTTAAATAA